A single genomic interval of Geotrypetes seraphini chromosome 1, aGeoSer1.1, whole genome shotgun sequence harbors:
- the LOC117361581 gene encoding uncharacterized protein LOC117361581, with the protein MYVITSYNLLLKLTTINRLQSTDDRHLQSLYLPGIAPSQVTTINRRQTSSVFSCQGSHPRRYWFKVEGRLQFLRVSLIYFQVYRYIGIPLLLPAYDNIPPTHCPTCCAPLLRPTRDCGTNPAPPTTPVAAITIVAHAATNIDPLPTSVTAEDIHTAVATILAGVQHMQDFAEESVRTICDVTGALQILLAALCGAPPTPPTREWLPLLPRELHPLVTTPPTPSSSPCLTPSPSCP; encoded by the exons ATGTATGTAATAACTTCATATAATCTACTATTGAAGCtgactacaatcaacagactACAATCAACAGACGACAGACATCTTCAGTCATTATACCTGCCAGGGATCGCACCCTCGCAG gtgactacaatcaacagacGACAGACATCTTCAGTCTTTTCTTGCCAGGGATCGCACCCTCGCAG GTACTGGTTCAAGGTCGAAGGTCGACTACAGTTCCTGAGGGTTTCATTGATATACTTCCAGGTTTACAG ATATATTGgcatccccctcctcctccccgccTATGACAACATCCCCCCCACCCATTGTCCCACCTGTTGTGCCCCCCTCCTCCGCCCCACCCGAGATTGTGGGACTAACCCCGCACCACCAACCACCCCTGTTGCAGCGATCACTATTGTGGCTCATGCTGCCACCAACATAGATCCTTTGCCCACTTCAGTAACAGCGGAGGACATTCATACGGCGGTGGCAACCATCTTAGCGGGGGTGCAGCACATGCAAGACTTTGCAGAGGAGTCCGTCAGAACCATCTGTGACGTGACAGGGGCACTACAGATCTTGCTTGCAGCACTTTGTGGTGCCCCTCCCACCCCGCCCACCCGGGAATGGCTCCCGCTGTTACCGAGGGAGCTGCACCCTCTTGTCACCACTCCTCCCacaccttcttcctccccctgcctcactccctccccctcctgcccttag